CGCGTCGAGGTGGCCGAGCTTGATGCGGCTTTCCTCCGGCGCACGAAGATAGGGCGGCGCGCCCGGCAAGGTCGCGAAATCGGGCCTGCAGAGATGCGGCAGCGACACCATCGAGGCATGGACGTCGAACGCCGGCAGCTTCTCGCCCTCGGCCACGACCTCGTCGACATAGTCGACGGCGCGCAGCAATTCCTTCAGCAGCGCCTGGCAGAGCACGACGACCGTGGCGCCGCGCCGCTTCAGGTCGCGGGCGAAGCGGACGAACAGCAGCGCGTCGCTCAGGCCCTGCTCGGGATAGAGCAGGATGCGCTTGCCCTCGAGCGGCCCGCCGTCCCAGGCCGGCTGCGCGAACTCGGGCGCCGGCGTCTCGGGCAGGCGCTTGCGCGTCTCGTATGCCGCGAACCCCTCCGCCAGGTCGCCGCGCATCAGCAGCGCGAGGGCGAATTCGACCCTCATCCGGCGGCCGTCGGGATTGAGGGTCAGCGCACGGCTGAAGCAGCCGACGGCCTCGTCGAGGCGGCCGAGATCGCGCAGGCAAAGCGCCAGATTGAAGAAACCTTCGGCGTAGTCGCGGCTGAGCGCGATCGACTGGTAGTGATGCTTCACCGCCTCGTCGAACTGGTGCGCGGCGCGAAGCGCATTGCCGAGGTTGGAATGCAGGGCGGGGTTGGCGGGATCGGCCGCCAGCGAAAGGCGATGATGCGACACCGAGGCTTCGAGCTTGCCCGCGAGGCGCAGCGCGACGCCGAGATTGTTGTGCAGCTCGGCGTGATCAGGGCGCACCGAGAGCAGGCGCAGGTAGGATGCGATCGCCTCGTCGAGCCGGCCGGCGCGATGGGCCTGCGACGCCAGGCGCAGCTGCTGCACGAAGCTGTCGGCCGCACTGCCGAACAACGGCGTCGGCGCGCTGGAAGCCGCCGATTCCCGCTTCGTCGGGTGGAAGTTGGGCGTGTCGTTCACGGAACTCGCTCGGGACAATGCGGTGCAGGCAGTCTAGCCCAGCCGCGCGTCACAAGCATCCGTCCTCGCATGAAAATGGCGCGGACCGGGAGGTCCACGCCATTCGTTTCACCGCGCGTCGATGGCGCGTGGCTTCAGACGTAGCCCTTGATGAGCTCTTCGGCGATCTGCACGGCGTTCAGCGCCGCGCCCTTGCGAAGATTGTCGCTGACGACCCACATCGCCAGGCCGTTCTCGACCGTGGGATCGGAGCGGATGCGGCTCACGAAAACGCCGTCCTGGCCGGTGACCTCCTTCGGCGTCACGTAGCCGCCGGGCTCGCGCTGGTCGACCACCAGCACGCCGGGCGCCGCCGAGAGGATGCGCCGCGCCTCGTCGTCCTCGAGCGGCCGCTCGAGTTCGAGATTGATCGATTCGGCGTGACCGACGAAGGTCGGCACGCGCACGCAGGTCGCGTGGACCTTGATCTTCGGGTCGAGGATCTTCTTGGTCTCGACCACCATCTTCCACTCTTCCTTGGTCGAACCGTCATCCATGAAGACGTCGATCTGGGGAATGACGTTGAAGGCGATGTTCTTGGTGAACTTCACCGGGTCGAGCGTCTGGTTGACGAAGAAGCTCTTGGTCTGGCTGACCAGCTCGTCCATCGCTTCCTTGCCGGCGCCGGACGTCGACTGATAGGTCGACACGACGACGCGCTTGATGCCGGCCGCGTCGTGGATGGGCTTCAGGGCGACAACCATCTGGATGGTCGAGCAGTTCGGGTTGGCGATGATGCCGCGGCCCTTGTAGCCGGCGATCGCCTGCGGATTGACCTCGGGAACGACCAGCGGCACGTCCGGATCCATGCGCCAGTACGAGGTGTTGTCGATCACCACGGCGCCGGCCTTGGCCGCGCGTGGGCTGTGCTCGGCCGACACCTTGGCGCCGGGCGAGCTCAGCACGATGTCGATGCCCTTGAAGTCGAACTTGGCGAGGTCCTGGACCTTCAGGATCGACTTGTCGCCGAACGAAGCCTTCAGGCCGACCGAACGGGAGGAGGCCAGCGCGACGACCTCATCGACCGGGAAATTCCTCTCGGCCAGGATCTGCAACATTTCGCGACCGACGTTCCCGGTCGCGCCGACGACGGCGACTCTGTAGCCCATGACAATATGCGCCTAACGTGCGCGCACCCCTGATTGAATGACAGGGGGAGATACGCGCACCGCTCCGCTTTGGCAAGAATGGGGCCGGGTGGCGCCTATTCGGCCGACGCGCCCGAGGCCTTGATGATGGGGAGCCAAACTGCGAGGTCGTCGCGAACCAGCTTCTGCGCCGCTGCCGGCGAGCCTGGCGGCAGCATCTCGATGCCCTGGCCCATCATCTTCTCGCGCACCTGCGGCAACTGGCCGATGCGGTTGATCTCGGCATTGAGACGCGTGATCACCGGCTCGGGCACGCCGGCCGGGACCGCGAAGCCCATCCAGGTGTTCACGACGTATTCCTTGACCCCGGCCTCGATCATCGTCGGCGCGTCTGGCAGGAGGGTGGAGCGCGACTCGCTGGTCACGGCCAGCGCCTTGAGCTTGCCGCCCTTGATCAGGCCGATGACCGTCGGCGTGTTGAACAAGCCCATCGCCACCTCGCCGTTGGCGACGGCCTGGATGCCGGCCGGCGTCGCGCGATAGGGCACGTGCTGCAGCTTCACGCCGGTCCGCAACTCCAGCAGCACGCCGGACATGTGGTGGCTGGTGCCGACGCCGCCCGACGAGTAGGTGAGCTCGCCAGGCTTGGCGCGGGCCTGCGCCAGCAGGTCGGCCACGGTTCTGGCAGGATTGTCGGGTGAAACGATCAGGACGTTGGAGACCCCGCCGGTCACCGCGACCATCGAGAGGTCCTTCAGCGGATCGTAGCCCGGAGTCTTGTAGAGGCCGATGTTGAACACCATCGTGCCCTGCGAGACCAGGCCCATCGTGTAGCCGTCGGCCGGGGCGCGGGCCAGCTCGGCGGTGGCGATCGTCCCGCCCGCGCCGGTCTTGTTGTCGACCACGATGGTCTGGCCAAGCGCCTTGCCGAGTTCATCGGCGAACAGGCGCGCGACGA
This DNA window, taken from Reyranella humidisoli, encodes the following:
- a CDS encoding tetratricopeptide repeat protein, with amino-acid sequence MNDTPNFHPTKRESAASSAPTPLFGSAADSFVQQLRLASQAHRAGRLDEAIASYLRLLSVRPDHAELHNNLGVALRLAGKLEASVSHHRLSLAADPANPALHSNLGNALRAAHQFDEAVKHHYQSIALSRDYAEGFFNLALCLRDLGRLDEAVGCFSRALTLNPDGRRMRVEFALALLMRGDLAEGFAAYETRKRLPETPAPEFAQPAWDGGPLEGKRILLYPEQGLSDALLFVRFARDLKRRGATVVVLCQALLKELLRAVDYVDEVVAEGEKLPAFDVHASMVSLPHLCRPDFATLPGAPPYLRAPEESRIKLGHLDAAKLRIGIYWAAMPGQAQDRQRSVPFEQFLALSGDPELLIFSLQGGVHQKDIQTFGANGLVHDVGRGIFDFAEAATALSQLDLLISIDAPVAHLAAAMGVKTWVLLPATADWRWQLGGADAPWYPSARLFKQTVGGSWNDVFAHVRRELDGLKKVVA
- a CDS encoding aspartate-semialdehyde dehydrogenase, translated to MGYRVAVVGATGNVGREMLQILAERNFPVDEVVALASSRSVGLKASFGDKSILKVQDLAKFDFKGIDIVLSSPGAKVSAEHSPRAAKAGAVVIDNTSYWRMDPDVPLVVPEVNPQAIAGYKGRGIIANPNCSTIQMVVALKPIHDAAGIKRVVVSTYQSTSGAGKEAMDELVSQTKSFFVNQTLDPVKFTKNIAFNVIPQIDVFMDDGSTKEEWKMVVETKKILDPKIKVHATCVRVPTFVGHAESINLELERPLEDDEARRILSAAPGVLVVDQREPGGYVTPKEVTGQDGVFVSRIRSDPTVENGLAMWVVSDNLRKGAALNAVQIAEELIKGYV
- a CDS encoding Bug family tripartite tricarboxylate transporter substrate binding protein; translation: MILTKRTLLAAALAAASTRAMAQSWPAKPIRMIVPLAPGATADIVARLFADELGKALGQTIVVDNKTGAGGTIATAELARAPADGYTMGLVSQGTMVFNIGLYKTPGYDPLKDLSMVAVTGGVSNVLIVSPDNPARTVADLLAQARAKPGELTYSSGGVGTSHHMSGVLLELRTGVKLQHVPYRATPAGIQAVANGEVAMGLFNTPTVIGLIKGGKLKALAVTSESRSTLLPDAPTMIEAGVKEYVVNTWMGFAVPAGVPEPVITRLNAEINRIGQLPQVREKMMGQGIEMLPPGSPAAAQKLVRDDLAVWLPIIKASGASAE